The Calditrichota bacterium genome includes a region encoding these proteins:
- a CDS encoding BrnT family toxin: protein MLFDWDDDKAEANLAKHGVSFIEARSVFKTTLSADIPDPDHSEGEERWIKIGPSISSKLLVVCYTERRDVIRIISARKADRRETKAYEEKRAKP, encoded by the coding sequence CTGCTATTCGACTGGGACGACGACAAAGCCGAAGCCAACCTGGCAAAGCACGGAGTCTCATTTATCGAGGCTCGGAGTGTTTTCAAGACAACTTTATCCGCTGATATCCCTGATCCCGACCACTCAGAAGGGGAAGAACGCTGGATCAAAATCGGCCCTTCAATCTCCAGTAAACTCCTCGTTGTTTGCTATACCGAGCGTCGCGATGTCATTCGTATAATCAGTGCACGGAAAGCCGACAGACGGGAGACAAAAGCCTATGAAGAAAAAAGAGCAAAACCATAG